In Vitis vinifera cultivar Pinot Noir 40024 chromosome 17, ASM3070453v1, one genomic interval encodes:
- the LOC100259528 gene encoding uncharacterized protein LOC100259528 encodes MDRACVGSMKATLPHISNTNTISLYPYSTSTFLSTHLFFPFSQTQYGEVGREKGERMALPSPTRLEATKSCPLAPTGNVGLRRPMDRFALRSSFFSPSIHLLLPPNQHRALPSTAPKISMRVASKQAYICRDCGYIYNDRTPFEKLPDGYFCPVCGAPKRRFRPYQPAVAKNANDMDVRKARKTQIQKDEAIGRALPIAIVVGIAALAGLYFYLNSTV; translated from the exons ATGGACAGGGCTTGTGTGGGGAGTATGAAAGCCACGCTTCCACACATTTCTAATACTAATACAATTTCACTGTATCCATATTCTACATCCACTTTCTTATCTACTCATCTCTTCTTCCCCTTCTCACAGACACAGTACGGAGAAGTaggaagagaaaaaggagagagaatGGCCCTGCCTTCACCCACAAGGCTTGAGGCTACCAAGTCCTGTCCATTAGCCCCCACAGGCAATGTTGGCCTGCGACGTCCTATGGACCGTTTTGCTTTGAGATCCTCCTTCTTTTCTCCCTCTATTCACCTCTTGTTGCCCCCTAATCAACACCGTGCTCTCCCTTCTACTGCGCCTAAAATCTCCATGCGTGTGGCCTCCAAGCAAGCCTATATCTGCCGTGACTGCGG ATATATTTACAACGACAGAACTCCATTTGAGAAACTACCTGATGGATACTTCTGTCCAG TTTGTGGTGCTCCAAAGCGAAGATTTAGGCCATATCAGCCTGCTGTGGCAAAAAATGCTAATGACATGGATGTTCGGAAGGCACGGAAAACACAGATCCAGAAAGATGAAGCAATTGG GCGAGCATTACCTATTGCTATTGTGGTTGGAATTGCAGCACTTGCTGGTTTATACTTTTACCTCAACAGCACTGTCTAG
- the LOC100242415 gene encoding probable beta-1,4-xylosyltransferase IRX10L isoform X2, which yields MFAAEIFMHRFLLSSPVRTLNPEEADWFYTPVYTTCDLTPNGLPLPFKSPRMMRSAIQLISSNWPYWNRTEGADHFFVVPHDFGACFHYQEEKAIERGILHLLQRATLVQTFGQRNHVCLKEGSITIPPYAPPQKMQSHLIPPDTPRSIFVYFRGLFYDVGNDPEGGYYARGARAAVWENFKDNPLFDISTEHPMTYYEDMQRAVFCLCPLGWAPWSPRLVEGVIFGCIPVIIADDIVLPFADAIPWEEIGVFVAEEDVPNLDTILTSIPPEVILRKQRLLANPSMKQAMLFPQPAQPGDAFHQILNGLARKLPHGRNIYLKPGEKILNWTAGPVGDLKPW from the exons ATGTTTGCAGCTGAGATTTTTATGCATCGATTCCTCTTATCTAGTCCTGTTAGAACCCTCAATCCTGAGGAAGCAGATTGGTTTTATACCCCTGTTTACACCACATGTGATCTGACTCCAAATGGCCTCCCTTTGCCTTTCAAATCACCGCGGATGATGAGAAGTGCAATACAGCTTATCTCTTCAAACTGGCCTTATTGGAATCGGACAGAAGGGGCTGATCACTTTTTTGTAGTGCCCCATGACTTTGGGGCGTGCTTCCATTACCAA GAAGAGAAAGCTATTGAAAGAGGAATTCTTCACTTGCTCCAGCGTGCCACCTTGGTTCAAACTTTTGGACAACGGAATCATGTTTGCTTGAAAGAAGGCTCAATCACAATCCCTCCATATGCTCCTCCACAGAAAATGCAGTCCCACTTGATCCCGCCAGACACTCCTAGGTCTATCTTTGTCTACTTCCGAGGATTGTTCTATGATGTAGGAAATGACCCAGAAGGTGGTTATTATGCAAG AGGCGCACGGGCAGCTGTGTGGGAGAATTTTAAAGACAATCCACTTTTTGACATCTCAACAGAGCACCCAATGACTTATTATGAGGACATGCAACGGGCTGTGTTTTGTTTGTGCCCCCTAGGATGGGCCCCATGGAGTCCAAGATTAGTTGAAGGAGTGATATTTGGGTGCATCCCTGTCATCATCGCAGATGACATTGTTTTACCCTTTGCTGATGCAATTCCGTGGGAAGAAATTGGGGTGTTTGTAGCTGAGGAAGATGTTCCCAACTTGGACACAATTCTCACATCAATCCCACCTGAGGTAATATTGAGGAAGCAGAGATTACTTGCCAACCCTTCAATGAAGCAGGCAATGTTGTTCCCACAACCTGCTCAACCAGGGGATGCTTTCCATCAAATTTTGAATGGACTTGCACGGAAGTTGCCACATGGCAGGAACATTTACCTGAAGCCAGGTGAGAAGATCTTAAACTGGACTGCAGGCCCAGTGGGTGACCTGAAACCTTGGTAG
- the LOC100242415 gene encoding probable beta-1,4-xylosyltransferase IRX10L isoform X1, translating to MELCRWVFCVLLLIASSLRVGAEQLRRGQRTERISGSAGDVLEDNPVGRLKVFVYELPSKYNKKILQKDPRCLTHMFAAEIFMHRFLLSSPVRTLNPEEADWFYTPVYTTCDLTPNGLPLPFKSPRMMRSAIQLISSNWPYWNRTEGADHFFVVPHDFGACFHYQEEKAIERGILHLLQRATLVQTFGQRNHVCLKEGSITIPPYAPPQKMQSHLIPPDTPRSIFVYFRGLFYDVGNDPEGGYYARGARAAVWENFKDNPLFDISTEHPMTYYEDMQRAVFCLCPLGWAPWSPRLVEGVIFGCIPVIIADDIVLPFADAIPWEEIGVFVAEEDVPNLDTILTSIPPEVILRKQRLLANPSMKQAMLFPQPAQPGDAFHQILNGLARKLPHGRNIYLKPGEKILNWTAGPVGDLKPW from the exons ATGGAGCTTTGTAGGTGGGTGTTTTGTGTGCTTTTATTGATTGCCTCTTCTTTGAGGGTTGGTGCTGAGCAGCTCCGTCGGGGTCAACGTACTGAGCGAATCTCCG GTAGCGCTGGTGACGTCTTGGAAGACAATCCAGTGGGAAGGTTGAAAGTTTTTGTTTATGAACTTCCAAGTAAATACAACAAGAAGATTCTGCAAAAGGACCCCAGATGCCTCACACATATGTTTGCAGCTGAGATTTTTATGCATCGATTCCTCTTATCTAGTCCTGTTAGAACCCTCAATCCTGAGGAAGCAGATTGGTTTTATACCCCTGTTTACACCACATGTGATCTGACTCCAAATGGCCTCCCTTTGCCTTTCAAATCACCGCGGATGATGAGAAGTGCAATACAGCTTATCTCTTCAAACTGGCCTTATTGGAATCGGACAGAAGGGGCTGATCACTTTTTTGTAGTGCCCCATGACTTTGGGGCGTGCTTCCATTACCAA GAAGAGAAAGCTATTGAAAGAGGAATTCTTCACTTGCTCCAGCGTGCCACCTTGGTTCAAACTTTTGGACAACGGAATCATGTTTGCTTGAAAGAAGGCTCAATCACAATCCCTCCATATGCTCCTCCACAGAAAATGCAGTCCCACTTGATCCCGCCAGACACTCCTAGGTCTATCTTTGTCTACTTCCGAGGATTGTTCTATGATGTAGGAAATGACCCAGAAGGTGGTTATTATGCAAG AGGCGCACGGGCAGCTGTGTGGGAGAATTTTAAAGACAATCCACTTTTTGACATCTCAACAGAGCACCCAATGACTTATTATGAGGACATGCAACGGGCTGTGTTTTGTTTGTGCCCCCTAGGATGGGCCCCATGGAGTCCAAGATTAGTTGAAGGAGTGATATTTGGGTGCATCCCTGTCATCATCGCAGATGACATTGTTTTACCCTTTGCTGATGCAATTCCGTGGGAAGAAATTGGGGTGTTTGTAGCTGAGGAAGATGTTCCCAACTTGGACACAATTCTCACATCAATCCCACCTGAGGTAATATTGAGGAAGCAGAGATTACTTGCCAACCCTTCAATGAAGCAGGCAATGTTGTTCCCACAACCTGCTCAACCAGGGGATGCTTTCCATCAAATTTTGAATGGACTTGCACGGAAGTTGCCACATGGCAGGAACATTTACCTGAAGCCAGGTGAGAAGATCTTAAACTGGACTGCAGGCCCAGTGGGTGACCTGAAACCTTGGTAG
- the LOC100247551 gene encoding uncharacterized protein LOC100247551 isoform X1 → MARCCYTEKGTRAMSFDEKLEEARDGEGSMKINEMEQTKVSLMRTYVESQDPSSRDPSSQKADDLMIRRFLRARDLDVEKASALFLRYLKWRQTFVPNGSISLSQVRNEVAQNKMFLQGLDKQGRPISVVLGAKHFQYQGSLDEFKRFLVYAFDKICTRMPPGQEKFVVIGDLEGWGYSNSDMRAYLGALSILQDYYPERLGKLFIIHAPYIFMAIWKIVYPFIDKNTKKKIVLVEKTKLRSTLLEEIDESQLPQIYGGKLPLVPIQDS, encoded by the exons ATGGCTAG ATGCTGCTACACAGAAAAAGGGACAAGAGCCATGAGCTTTGATGAGAAGTTAGAAGAAGCGAGAGATGGGGAAGGTAGCATGAAAATCAATGAGATGGAACAGACTAAAGTCAGTCTCATGAGGACCTATGTTGAATCCCAGGATCCTTCTTCCCGGGACCCTTCTTCCCAG AAAGCGGATGATCTGATGATTAGAAGGTTCCTTCGTGCTCGTGATTTAGATGTAGAGAAGGCTTCTGCCCTCTTCCTCAGGTACCTGAAATGGAGACAAACATTTGTTCCAAATGGTTCCATTTCTTTGTCGCAGGTCCGAAATGAAGTGGCTCAGAACAAGATGTTTCTGCAAGGATTGGATAAACAAGGCCGACCCATAAGCGTTGTCCTTGGTGCTAAACATTTCCAATACCAAGGGAGTTTAGATGAGTTCAAAC GTTTTTTAGTGTATGCTTTCGACAAAATATGCACAAG GATGCCACCAGGACAGGAGAAGTTTGTTGTTATTGGAGATCTTGAAGGATGGGGATATTCAAATAGTGATATGCGCGCATACCTTGGAGCTCTATCCATTTTGCAG GACTACTACCCTGAAAGACTTGGGAAGCTGTTTATTATTCATGCACCTTACATATTTATGGCAATATGGAAAATTGTTTACCCATTTATCGACAAAAATACCAAGAAGAAG ATCGTGCTTGTGGAGAAGACAAAGCTGAGATCAACTCTACTTGAAGAAATTGATGAGAGCCAACTACCACAGATCTATGGAGGCAAACTGCCATTGGTTCCAATCCAAGACAGCTAA
- the LOC100247551 gene encoding uncharacterized protein LOC100247551 isoform X4 gives MARCCYTEKGTRAMSFDEKLEEARDGEGSMKINEMEQTKVSLMRTYVESQDPSSRDPSSQKADDLMIRRFLRARDLDVEKASALFLRYLKWRQTFVPNGSISLSQVRNEVAQNKMFLQGLDKQGRPISVVLGAKHFQYQGSLDEFKRCHQDRRSLLLLEILKDGDIQIVICAHTLELYPFCRTTTLKDLGSCLLFMHLTYLWQYGKLFTHLSTKIPRRRSCLWRRQS, from the exons ATGGCTAG ATGCTGCTACACAGAAAAAGGGACAAGAGCCATGAGCTTTGATGAGAAGTTAGAAGAAGCGAGAGATGGGGAAGGTAGCATGAAAATCAATGAGATGGAACAGACTAAAGTCAGTCTCATGAGGACCTATGTTGAATCCCAGGATCCTTCTTCCCGGGACCCTTCTTCCCAG AAAGCGGATGATCTGATGATTAGAAGGTTCCTTCGTGCTCGTGATTTAGATGTAGAGAAGGCTTCTGCCCTCTTCCTCAGGTACCTGAAATGGAGACAAACATTTGTTCCAAATGGTTCCATTTCTTTGTCGCAGGTCCGAAATGAAGTGGCTCAGAACAAGATGTTTCTGCAAGGATTGGATAAACAAGGCCGACCCATAAGCGTTGTCCTTGGTGCTAAACATTTCCAATACCAAGGGAGTTTAGATGAGTTCAAAC GATGCCACCAGGACAGGAGAAGTTTGTTGTTATTGGAGATCTTGAAGGATGGGGATATTCAAATAGTGATATGCGCGCATACCTTGGAGCTCTATCCATTTTGCAG GACTACTACCCTGAAAGACTTGGGAAGCTGTTTATTATTCATGCACCTTACATATTTATGGCAATATGGAAAATTGTTTACCCATTTATCGACAAAAATACCAAGAAGAAG ATCGTGCTTGTGGAGAAGACAAAGCTGA
- the LOC100247551 gene encoding uncharacterized protein LOC100247551 isoform X3, translated as MARCCYTEKGTRAMSFDEKLEEARDGEGSMKINEMEQTKVSLMRTYVESQDPSSRDPSSQKADDLMIRRFLRARDLDVEKASALFLRYLKWRQTFVPNGSISLSQVRNEVAQNKMFLQGLDKQGRPISVVLGAKHFQYQGSLDEFKRFLVYAFDKICTRMPPGQEKFVVIGDLEGWGYSNSDMRAYLGALSILQIVLVEKTKLRSTLLEEIDESQLPQIYGGKLPLVPIQDS; from the exons ATGGCTAG ATGCTGCTACACAGAAAAAGGGACAAGAGCCATGAGCTTTGATGAGAAGTTAGAAGAAGCGAGAGATGGGGAAGGTAGCATGAAAATCAATGAGATGGAACAGACTAAAGTCAGTCTCATGAGGACCTATGTTGAATCCCAGGATCCTTCTTCCCGGGACCCTTCTTCCCAG AAAGCGGATGATCTGATGATTAGAAGGTTCCTTCGTGCTCGTGATTTAGATGTAGAGAAGGCTTCTGCCCTCTTCCTCAGGTACCTGAAATGGAGACAAACATTTGTTCCAAATGGTTCCATTTCTTTGTCGCAGGTCCGAAATGAAGTGGCTCAGAACAAGATGTTTCTGCAAGGATTGGATAAACAAGGCCGACCCATAAGCGTTGTCCTTGGTGCTAAACATTTCCAATACCAAGGGAGTTTAGATGAGTTCAAAC GTTTTTTAGTGTATGCTTTCGACAAAATATGCACAAG GATGCCACCAGGACAGGAGAAGTTTGTTGTTATTGGAGATCTTGAAGGATGGGGATATTCAAATAGTGATATGCGCGCATACCTTGGAGCTCTATCCATTTTGCAG ATCGTGCTTGTGGAGAAGACAAAGCTGAGATCAACTCTACTTGAAGAAATTGATGAGAGCCAACTACCACAGATCTATGGAGGCAAACTGCCATTGGTTCCAATCCAAGACAGCTAA
- the LOC100247551 gene encoding uncharacterized protein LOC100247551 isoform X2, whose translation MSFDEKLEEARDGEGSMKINEMEQTKVSLMRTYVESQDPSSRDPSSQKADDLMIRRFLRARDLDVEKASALFLRYLKWRQTFVPNGSISLSQVRNEVAQNKMFLQGLDKQGRPISVVLGAKHFQYQGSLDEFKRFLVYAFDKICTRMPPGQEKFVVIGDLEGWGYSNSDMRAYLGALSILQDYYPERLGKLFIIHAPYIFMAIWKIVYPFIDKNTKKKIVLVEKTKLRSTLLEEIDESQLPQIYGGKLPLVPIQDS comes from the exons ATGAGCTTTGATGAGAAGTTAGAAGAAGCGAGAGATGGGGAAGGTAGCATGAAAATCAATGAGATGGAACAGACTAAAGTCAGTCTCATGAGGACCTATGTTGAATCCCAGGATCCTTCTTCCCGGGACCCTTCTTCCCAG AAAGCGGATGATCTGATGATTAGAAGGTTCCTTCGTGCTCGTGATTTAGATGTAGAGAAGGCTTCTGCCCTCTTCCTCAGGTACCTGAAATGGAGACAAACATTTGTTCCAAATGGTTCCATTTCTTTGTCGCAGGTCCGAAATGAAGTGGCTCAGAACAAGATGTTTCTGCAAGGATTGGATAAACAAGGCCGACCCATAAGCGTTGTCCTTGGTGCTAAACATTTCCAATACCAAGGGAGTTTAGATGAGTTCAAAC GTTTTTTAGTGTATGCTTTCGACAAAATATGCACAAG GATGCCACCAGGACAGGAGAAGTTTGTTGTTATTGGAGATCTTGAAGGATGGGGATATTCAAATAGTGATATGCGCGCATACCTTGGAGCTCTATCCATTTTGCAG GACTACTACCCTGAAAGACTTGGGAAGCTGTTTATTATTCATGCACCTTACATATTTATGGCAATATGGAAAATTGTTTACCCATTTATCGACAAAAATACCAAGAAGAAG ATCGTGCTTGTGGAGAAGACAAAGCTGAGATCAACTCTACTTGAAGAAATTGATGAGAGCCAACTACCACAGATCTATGGAGGCAAACTGCCATTGGTTCCAATCCAAGACAGCTAA
- the LOC100259435 gene encoding pre-rRNA-processing protein ESF2 isoform X2, translated as MAEEEQEIKRTSHSEEGESEGNDEKGRIRKNKLKKRLLKEASKADKRGVCYLSRIPPHMDHVKLRHILSQYGEIQRIYLAPEDPATQVHRKRAGGFRGQVFSEGWVEFTKKTVAKRVAKMLNGEQIGGRKRSSFYYDLWNIKYLSKFKWDDLTEEIAYKNAIREQKLALELSAAKRERDFYLSKVDKSRALSSIEERLKKKQKVQQDAGTNTEAPANDQGPKVIRQFPQKPPLADKAAESKPRLSKDILAGVFGGSS; from the exons ATGGCTGAGGAAGAACAAGAAATTAAAAGGACATCTCATTCAGAGGAAGGAGAGTCTGAAGGCAATGATGAAAAGGGGAGAATTCggaaaaataaactaaagaaGCGGCTGTTGAAGGAAGCTTCTAAGGCTGATAAGCGTGGGGTTTGCTACTTGAGTCGGATTCCCCCTCACATGGATCATGTGAAGCTTCGTCATATACTTTCCCAGTATGGAGAAATCCAAAGGATTTATCTTGCTCCAGAAG ACCCTGCAACTCAAGTACATCGCAAACGGGCTGGTGGGTTTCGAGGACAAGTATTTTCAGAAGG GTGGGTTGAATTTACCAAGAAAACTGTTGCTAAGAGGGTGGCCAAGATGTTAAATGGTGAACAAATAG GTGGGAGGAAGAGATCATCATTCTATTATGACCTTTGGAATATCAAGTACTTGAGCAAATTCAAGTGGGACGATCTTACAGAAGAGATTG CTTACAAGAATGCCATTCGAGAGCAGAAACTAGCTTTGGAACTTTCTGCTGCTAAGCGGGAGCGTGACTTCTACCTCTCTAAAGTTGACAAGTCTCGTGCCTTGAGTTCTATAGAAGAACGACTAAAGAAG AAGCAAAAGGTCCAACAAGATGCAGGAACAAACACTGAGGCCCCTGCTAATGATCAAGGACCAAAGGTGATCCGCCAATTCCCCCAGAAACCACCACTTGCAGATAAAGCAGCAGAAAGCAAGCCGAGACTCTCCAAAGACATCCTAGCAGGG GTGTTTGGGGGTTCGTCATGA
- the LOC100259435 gene encoding pre-rRNA-processing protein ESF2 isoform X1, with amino-acid sequence MAEEEQEIKRTSHSEEGESEGNDEKGRIRKNKLKKRLLKEASKADKRGVCYLSRIPPHMDHVKLRHILSQYGEIQRIYLAPEDPATQVHRKRAGGFRGQVFSEGWVEFTKKTVAKRVAKMLNGEQIGGRKRSSFYYDLWNIKYLSKFKWDDLTEEIAYKNAIREQKLALELSAAKRERDFYLSKVDKSRALSSIEERLKKKQKVQQDAGTNTEAPANDQGPKVIRQFPQKPPLADKAAESKPRLSKDILAGVSKISLMHISICHNSSLSFSLHGSILPRCLGVRHDTVLKRLVDLDLIYQLLRQVMSTKM; translated from the exons ATGGCTGAGGAAGAACAAGAAATTAAAAGGACATCTCATTCAGAGGAAGGAGAGTCTGAAGGCAATGATGAAAAGGGGAGAATTCggaaaaataaactaaagaaGCGGCTGTTGAAGGAAGCTTCTAAGGCTGATAAGCGTGGGGTTTGCTACTTGAGTCGGATTCCCCCTCACATGGATCATGTGAAGCTTCGTCATATACTTTCCCAGTATGGAGAAATCCAAAGGATTTATCTTGCTCCAGAAG ACCCTGCAACTCAAGTACATCGCAAACGGGCTGGTGGGTTTCGAGGACAAGTATTTTCAGAAGG GTGGGTTGAATTTACCAAGAAAACTGTTGCTAAGAGGGTGGCCAAGATGTTAAATGGTGAACAAATAG GTGGGAGGAAGAGATCATCATTCTATTATGACCTTTGGAATATCAAGTACTTGAGCAAATTCAAGTGGGACGATCTTACAGAAGAGATTG CTTACAAGAATGCCATTCGAGAGCAGAAACTAGCTTTGGAACTTTCTGCTGCTAAGCGGGAGCGTGACTTCTACCTCTCTAAAGTTGACAAGTCTCGTGCCTTGAGTTCTATAGAAGAACGACTAAAGAAG AAGCAAAAGGTCCAACAAGATGCAGGAACAAACACTGAGGCCCCTGCTAATGATCAAGGACCAAAGGTGATCCGCCAATTCCCCCAGAAACCACCACTTGCAGATAAAGCAGCAGAAAGCAAGCCGAGACTCTCCAAAGACATCCTAGCAGGGGTGAGTAAGATCTCGCTTATGCACATATCCATATGTCATAATTCATCATTATCCTTTTCCTTACATGGTAGCATCCTTCCCAGGTGTTTGGGGGTTCGTCATGATACAGTTTTAAAGCGGCTAGTGGACTTGGACCTCATTTACCAGCTTCTAAGGCAAGTCATGAGTACAAAAATGTAG
- the LOC109124299 gene encoding ATP synthase subunit alpha, chloroplastic-like, with product MKIDGKCLIELIGSCRNKVQVYRSVRMPQLHTSYFHLTPIVMINGSSRCDLLLNSQNFCRSIPVGAENPSPDTILNQQGQNVICVYVAIGQKASSVAQVVTTFQERGAMEYTIVVAETADSPATLQYLAPYTGAALAEYFVYHKRHTLNSIHNIYVSFSA from the coding sequence ATGAAAATAGATGGCAAGTGCCTGATCGAATTGATAGGGTCATGTAGGAACAAGGTTCAAGTCTACCGGTCTGTTAGGATGCCTCAGCTGCATACGTCGTACTTCCACTTGACACCTATCGTAATGATAAACGGCTCGTCTCGCTGTGACCTTCTCTTGAATTCTCAAAACTTTTGTCGCTCCATCCCCGTAGGGGCAGAGAACCCGTCGCCAGATACTATTCTCAATCAACAAGGGCAAAATGTAATATGTGTTTATGTAGCTATTGGTCAAAAAGCATCCTCTGTAGCTCAGGTAGTGACTACTTTCCAGGAAAGGGGAGCGATGGAATACACTATTGTGGTAGCTGAAACGGCGGACTCGCCTGCTACATTACAATACCTTGCCCCTTATACAGGAGCAGCTCTGGCTGAATATTTTGTGTACCATAAACGACACACTTTAAATTCGATCCATAACATCTATGTCAGCTTTTCTGCCTAA